The Dethiosulfovibrio peptidovorans DSM 11002 genome has a window encoding:
- a CDS encoding dipeptidase: MSVRSVFKRAGVAAGALAVSAVLVGSAFGCTAMMAGKKATVDGSTMVSHTADGWYDHRLQIIPGRKWDNGATAPVYKNLCYQTIPIKPLDKVGEIPQVEETYTYFNVGYPFMNEHKLMIGEATWGGREELYCDNGWMMIEMLEVFALQRAKTAREAITVMGSLAEKYGYGDAGEGLCIADGDEVWLFEIAGPGPLWTSDNGKPGAVWVAARIPDDEVSVIANRSRIGRVDFDDDENYMYSSNVKTFAKEMGWWKEGEEFLFNKAYMPAEDYAYSPVCSRREWRALDLMAPSLKLKSTEAQYPLSIKPDRKVSAKDLMTINRDHYQGTPYDLAKTKAGGPFECPVLYRPNRDQKPEGTEHTYWERNISIFRCSYSHVAQSWSDLPDPVGGVLWFGLDQPLTTVYVPVFCGVTEVPESWATGMRHKMDRNSAWWAFNFVSNWATVKWNYMIVDIAAEQEKFESRFLAEVPKLRDEAAEVYGKDPSKAVAMVTDYTNEAMEVVEARWWALGDELVGKYSDGYVMTDEGSQEGAGYPTWWLKDVGFGATSNPSDPK, translated from the coding sequence ATGTCCGTGAGAAGCGTTTTCAAGAGGGCGGGAGTTGCTGCAGGGGCTTTGGCTGTTTCGGCAGTTCTCGTAGGATCCGCCTTCGGATGTACCGCTATGATGGCGGGAAAGAAGGCCACCGTGGATGGTTCCACCATGGTCAGTCACACGGCCGATGGATGGTACGATCATAGGCTTCAGATAATCCCCGGTCGTAAATGGGATAATGGAGCCACCGCTCCGGTTTACAAAAACCTATGTTATCAGACGATACCTATCAAACCTCTGGACAAAGTAGGCGAGATACCTCAGGTCGAGGAGACCTACACCTACTTCAACGTGGGATATCCCTTCATGAACGAGCATAAACTCATGATAGGTGAGGCTACCTGGGGTGGCCGCGAGGAGCTCTACTGCGACAACGGCTGGATGATGATCGAGATGCTGGAGGTCTTTGCGCTCCAGAGAGCCAAGACCGCCAGGGAAGCTATAACTGTCATGGGCTCTCTCGCCGAGAAATACGGTTACGGAGACGCTGGCGAAGGACTCTGTATAGCCGACGGAGACGAGGTTTGGCTTTTCGAGATTGCCGGACCGGGACCTCTCTGGACCTCCGACAACGGTAAGCCCGGTGCCGTGTGGGTAGCAGCCAGAATTCCCGACGACGAGGTCAGCGTAATCGCCAACCGTTCCAGAATAGGCAGAGTTGACTTCGACGACGACGAGAACTATATGTACTCCTCCAATGTCAAGACCTTTGCCAAGGAGATGGGGTGGTGGAAGGAAGGAGAGGAGTTCCTCTTCAACAAGGCCTACATGCCAGCTGAGGACTATGCCTACTCTCCGGTGTGTAGCCGCAGGGAGTGGAGGGCGCTCGATCTGATGGCTCCTTCACTGAAGCTCAAGTCCACCGAGGCCCAGTACCCCCTCTCGATCAAGCCGGACAGGAAGGTCTCCGCCAAGGATCTTATGACCATAAACAGAGACCATTATCAGGGAACCCCTTACGATCTTGCCAAGACCAAGGCCGGAGGTCCCTTCGAATGCCCCGTGCTCTACAGGCCCAACAGGGATCAGAAGCCCGAGGGAACCGAGCATACCTACTGGGAGAGGAACATCAGCATCTTCCGTTGCTCCTACAGTCACGTAGCCCAATCCTGGAGCGACCTTCCCGATCCGGTGGGAGGGGTGCTTTGGTTCGGTTTGGACCAGCCTCTCACCACGGTCTACGTACCTGTGTTCTGCGGCGTGACTGAGGTCCCCGAGAGCTGGGCGACCGGCATGCGCCACAAGATGGATCGTAACAGCGCCTGGTGGGCCTTCAACTTCGTGTCCAACTGGGCCACGGTCAAGTGGAACTACATGATCGTGGATATCGCAGCCGAACAGGAGAAGTTCGAGAGCCGTTTCCTCGCCGAAGTGCCTAAGCTCAGGGACGAGGCGGCCGAAGTCTACGGTAAGGATCCCTCCAAGGCCGTCGCCATGGTGACCGACTATACCAACGAAGCCATGGAGGTAGTGGAGGCCAGATGGTGGGCGCTCGGAGACGAGTTGGTCGGTAAATACAGCGACGGTTACGTAATGACCGACGAAGGTTCCCAGGAAGGAGCTGGCTATCCTACCTGGTGGTTGAAGGATGTTGGATTCGGAGCCACGTCCAATCCATCTGATCCTAAATAA
- the rplS gene encoding 50S ribosomal protein L19 produces MDPRISLIEQKFMKQDIPQFRSGDTVKVHVRVREGSRERIQMFEGVVIARKHGGLSETFTVRKVSSGVGVERIFPLHCPSVEKIEVKRLGRVRRAKLYYLRQRSGKSARIRERRI; encoded by the coding sequence ATGGATCCCAGAATTAGTCTGATAGAGCAGAAGTTCATGAAGCAGGATATTCCCCAGTTCCGTTCCGGAGACACCGTCAAGGTTCACGTTCGGGTCAGAGAGGGAAGCAGAGAGCGTATCCAGATGTTCGAGGGAGTGGTGATCGCCAGGAAACACGGCGGCCTCAGCGAGACTTTCACGGTTCGCAAGGTCTCCAGTGGAGTGGGAGTCGAGAGGATTTTTCCCCTTCATTGTCCCAGCGTGGAGAAAATAGAGGTTAAACGCCTCGGCAGGGTACGTAGGGCCAAGCTTTACTATCTGAGACAGAGAAGCGGTAAGTCCGCGAGAATCAGAGAGCGCAGGATCTAA
- a CDS encoding ABC transporter ATP-binding protein, which produces MKDVILETDELEVVYRGGDKSVRALRPLSIKLGRGESLAVVGESGCGKTTLVRAILGLQPPSSGAISLFGEDISELDKKGTIAVRRRCGFIPQDVYGGLPPGLSALDTVREPWDLLHPKNNKEAGKKYAVELMERLGLDSKNLGNRKVKKGLSGGQRQRIAVARALINDPELLLADEPTSMQDISTRNKVIRLLQERVDRGMSLIFVTHDLLLARSIARKTAIFFGGSLCETGNSDDIVSEQIHPYTKALYGAMPRLNEKMVLRTSKDRTPSPTGCPFRKGCPEAMYVCEKTPPMKYMGDGRMVACWRTGN; this is translated from the coding sequence ATGAAAGACGTCATATTGGAGACCGACGAGCTCGAGGTCGTCTACCGAGGCGGGGATAAATCGGTGAGAGCTCTCAGACCACTCTCCATAAAACTGGGACGGGGAGAGTCTCTGGCCGTAGTCGGAGAGTCGGGGTGCGGAAAGACCACATTGGTGAGGGCCATCCTGGGACTCCAGCCTCCGTCCTCCGGAGCGATCTCTCTATTCGGAGAAGACATCTCCGAACTGGACAAAAAGGGGACAATCGCCGTCAGAAGAAGGTGCGGGTTCATTCCTCAAGACGTATATGGAGGACTTCCGCCGGGCCTCTCTGCCCTGGATACAGTCAGAGAACCCTGGGACCTTCTTCACCCTAAAAACAACAAAGAGGCCGGTAAAAAATACGCCGTCGAACTGATGGAGCGGCTGGGACTGGACTCGAAAAACCTGGGGAACCGAAAGGTTAAAAAAGGGCTGTCAGGAGGACAGAGACAGAGAATAGCGGTAGCCAGAGCCCTAATCAACGACCCGGAACTGCTTCTGGCCGACGAACCTACCAGCATGCAGGACATATCCACGAGAAACAAAGTCATAAGGTTACTCCAAGAAAGGGTGGACCGCGGTATGTCTCTGATCTTCGTCACCCACGATCTCCTCCTGGCACGATCTATAGCCCGGAAGACGGCGATTTTTTTCGGAGGATCGCTATGCGAGACGGGGAATTCCGACGATATCGTATCCGAACAGATCCATCCCTATACCAAGGCACTTTACGGAGCCATGCCGAGGTTGAACGAGAAGATGGTGCTGAGGACGTCGAAGGACAGGACCCCCTCCCCCACCGGCTGTCCGTTTAGAAAAGGCTGCCCGGAAGCCATGTACGTCTGCGAGAAAACCCCTCCTATGAAATACATGGGAGATGGCAGGATGGTCGCCTGCTGGAGGACTGGGAACTAG
- a CDS encoding ABC transporter substrate-binding protein gives MRKRCLLALTVAATVLTQIADASVDPDRIQGPSIDELYMVVIKDPDARALALEKGEVDLIGDIASPAIIDRLSRADDRISMSMAKSFHALSMGMNLRRNPWNRVELRRAINTIIPRERLVRELFGGFSEPLYSYLPPVSPYHDPEISQPKYDRDKAREMLRASGWSWNDEGALIPPESSDPLKPVSILSPTANSAPTTAELASRIADEMTALGIPTQAEPMDFSTMLARLDARNFDCYVMAWSLTRDPDVLYSLYHSSMDVPGGYNLPGVRSSTLDESIERLRYAPDEESAMTAAHQSQKLLSELVPVVPIYSRSSVGAVGKGWSGTVATTATSVDSIWTLLSAYRDGHDRFKMALEDDPRAINPFTSSSATAWKVLGLIYDSLIEIDPTTLGDRPGLAESWKVETVTVAGGEVTRITFKLKEGLLWQDGSPLTSSDPAETIRYIAENEIPRFFDNVSDLMAVETPDESTLTVTMDSISYWHFHHIAGLPVLPAKVLRKIDDWKSWQPMEDGGLIGSGPFVLKEYRPGEFVRFSSNEHYRRYRR, from the coding sequence TTGAGAAAAAGATGCCTTTTAGCCCTTACAGTTGCCGCAACGGTGTTGACCCAAATCGCAGACGCCTCTGTCGATCCGGATAGAATCCAGGGACCATCGATAGACGAACTCTACATGGTGGTGATCAAGGACCCCGACGCCAGGGCTCTGGCCTTGGAGAAGGGCGAGGTCGACCTGATAGGGGACATAGCCAGCCCTGCGATAATCGACAGGCTCTCGAGAGCCGACGACAGGATCTCGATGTCCATGGCCAAAAGCTTTCACGCTTTATCTATGGGGATGAACCTCCGAAGAAACCCATGGAACAGAGTCGAGCTTAGACGGGCGATAAACACGATCATTCCCAGAGAAAGGCTGGTACGAGAGCTCTTCGGAGGCTTTTCCGAGCCGCTGTATTCGTACCTACCTCCTGTGTCTCCCTATCACGATCCCGAGATATCCCAACCGAAATACGATAGGGACAAAGCCAGAGAGATGCTGAGGGCATCCGGTTGGAGCTGGAACGACGAAGGGGCGTTAATTCCTCCCGAATCCTCAGATCCTCTGAAACCCGTATCCATACTATCCCCCACGGCGAACTCGGCTCCCACCACGGCGGAACTGGCCTCTCGCATAGCCGACGAGATGACCGCTCTGGGCATACCTACGCAGGCGGAACCGATGGACTTCTCCACCATGCTGGCGAGGCTCGACGCCAGAAACTTCGACTGCTACGTCATGGCATGGAGTTTGACCAGGGATCCCGACGTCCTCTACTCTCTGTATCACTCGTCGATGGACGTCCCAGGAGGATACAATCTTCCCGGCGTCCGATCTTCCACTCTGGACGAATCTATCGAAAGGCTGCGTTACGCACCAGATGAAGAATCAGCTATGACGGCGGCTCACCAATCCCAGAAACTCCTTTCCGAGCTGGTTCCGGTCGTTCCTATATACAGCCGTTCGTCCGTAGGAGCCGTAGGCAAGGGGTGGTCTGGAACTGTCGCTACCACCGCGACCTCGGTGGACTCCATATGGACCCTTCTGTCGGCCTACAGAGACGGACACGATCGGTTCAAGATGGCCCTGGAGGACGATCCCAGAGCCATCAACCCCTTCACATCCTCCAGCGCCACGGCGTGGAAGGTCCTGGGATTGATATACGACTCCCTCATCGAGATAGATCCCACGACTCTGGGAGACCGACCGGGACTAGCCGAGTCCTGGAAGGTCGAGACCGTGACGGTCGCCGGCGGCGAGGTTACCAGGATAACCTTCAAATTAAAGGAAGGGCTCCTCTGGCAGGACGGCTCGCCTCTGACCTCCTCCGACCCGGCGGAGACTATCCGATATATCGCGGAAAACGAGATTCCACGGTTCTTCGACAATGTATCGGATCTTATGGCGGTCGAGACCCCGGACGAATCGACCTTGACTGTTACGATGGACTCGATCAGCTATTGGCACTTTCACCATATAGCGGGACTTCCGGTTCTCCCGGCTAAAGTTCTGAGAAAGATAGACGACTGGAAAAGCTGGCAGCCCATGGAGGACGGGGGGCTCATCGGCTCGGGACCCTTCGTTCTTAAGGAGTACAGGCCCGGTGAGTTCGTGAGATTCTCGTCGAACGAACATTACAGGAGGTACCGCCGTTGA
- a CDS encoding ABC transporter ATP-binding protein, with the protein MMVNLSNLSIRYSNSPLPYPPALDDVSLSLRMGEILGLVGESGSGKSTLLMAILRLLPKGTFVKGTITSEGQDLLSLDEEDMRLFRWDRISLVPQGAMNGFTPVLTVGYQIAEVLLEHSDIPIGESTKEVRRLLSEVGLPEDAYERYPHELSGGQKQRAAIATALACAPYFLLADEPTTALDVITQAEVISLLRRAVKKRNMGMVLVTHDIALASSICDSIAVLRHGKLVDHGTVEEILSHPTDEHTKSLLRAQEEMER; encoded by the coding sequence ATGATGGTAAACCTGTCCAACCTCAGCATCAGATACTCCAATTCACCTCTGCCCTACCCTCCTGCCCTGGACGATGTGTCTCTATCCCTCAGGATGGGGGAGATACTGGGTTTGGTAGGAGAATCGGGAAGTGGAAAAAGCACCCTTCTGATGGCTATATTGAGGCTCCTGCCGAAAGGGACCTTCGTTAAAGGGACCATCACCTCGGAGGGACAGGACCTGCTATCCCTGGACGAGGAGGATATGCGTCTTTTCAGATGGGACAGGATCTCCTTGGTTCCTCAGGGAGCGATGAACGGTTTCACACCGGTATTGACTGTGGGATATCAGATCGCAGAGGTCCTGCTGGAGCACTCGGACATACCTATCGGCGAATCCACGAAGGAAGTCAGAAGGCTGCTGTCCGAGGTAGGGCTGCCTGAAGACGCCTACGAGAGATACCCTCACGAGCTGTCGGGAGGTCAAAAACAGAGGGCGGCCATAGCTACTGCCCTAGCCTGTGCTCCTTATTTCCTCCTGGCGGACGAACCGACCACGGCTCTGGACGTTATAACCCAGGCTGAGGTAATTTCGCTTCTGAGAAGAGCCGTCAAGAAGAGAAACATGGGCATGGTACTGGTGACCCACGATATAGCCCTGGCATCGTCGATATGCGACTCTATAGCGGTCTTACGCCACGGGAAACTGGTCGACCACGGAACGGTCGAGGAGATCCTGAGCCATCCCACCGACGAACACACGAAGTCCCTTTTGAGAGCTCAGGAGGAGATGGAACGATGA
- a CDS encoding DUF2179 domain-containing protein, producing the protein MISLIDTALLLSMTMIFLARVTDVSLGTFRILQLVRGHRIAATMIGFFEIMIYMAVLSHILGGGRTLKTMELLAYCTGYAFGNYVGAFMEDKFMKGYTMLEAMAPCSDETLKVVDDLRDRGFGTTMIRGEGKNGPRYIIKIICNRKDIPEITRMIKHLAFVTVFDVKSCLGGYFRMKRK; encoded by the coding sequence GTGATTTCATTGATCGACACCGCTCTTCTGCTCAGCATGACAATGATATTCTTAGCCAGAGTAACCGACGTTAGCCTCGGCACTTTCAGGATTCTCCAGTTGGTGAGAGGACATAGAATAGCCGCCACCATGATAGGTTTCTTCGAGATTATGATATATATGGCGGTGCTGAGTCACATACTGGGGGGCGGTCGCACCCTCAAGACCATGGAACTACTGGCATACTGCACGGGATACGCCTTCGGAAACTATGTAGGGGCCTTTATGGAGGACAAGTTCATGAAAGGCTATACGATGCTGGAGGCGATGGCACCCTGTAGCGACGAGACGTTGAAGGTCGTAGACGACCTCAGAGACAGAGGTTTCGGCACTACGATGATAAGAGGTGAGGGGAAGAACGGCCCCAGATATATAATCAAGATAATATGCAACAGAAAGGACATCCCGGAGATAACCAGGATGATCAAACACCTGGCCTTCGTGACCGTTTTCGACGTAAAAAGCTGTTTAGGCGGATACTTCAGGATGAAGAGGAAATGA
- a CDS encoding ABC transporter permease, which translates to MTPLVGERYWTRRLAGAAAIMLAVLALNFLLFRIMPGDPVSSIVDPGFSPEAKEKLKGLYGLDRPLWSQFLTYAKRTLTLDFGISFISRKPVWEEIASRLPNTIALMGIAVLGSAASGIWLGVKAATRKGRWTEKLVLWGSALSFSFPSFFVQMVLLMALAYGLPLFPLRGSVSVPPPTEPIQILIDYLWHLVLPAGSLILLGFGGWALYARNLMVRVLEEDFILMAKARGLSEKRIIWRHAFRSILPPILTILLMSIPSLVSGAVITEAVFSLHGIGAFLLQSVIGHDYPSAGAAFYLLSLITVGSNLLADAAYELVDPRVRLGRTIK; encoded by the coding sequence TTGACTCCATTAGTCGGCGAAAGATATTGGACCAGGAGACTTGCGGGGGCCGCGGCGATAATGCTGGCGGTTCTCGCCCTGAACTTTCTGCTGTTCAGAATCATGCCAGGTGATCCGGTATCGTCCATCGTAGACCCCGGCTTTTCTCCCGAGGCCAAGGAGAAATTGAAGGGATTATACGGTCTGGATCGTCCTCTGTGGAGTCAATTTCTGACCTACGCCAAAAGAACCCTGACGCTGGACTTCGGGATTTCCTTCATATCGAGAAAGCCGGTGTGGGAGGAAATCGCCTCCAGGCTTCCCAACACGATAGCGCTTATGGGAATCGCCGTGTTAGGTTCCGCCGCATCTGGAATCTGGCTTGGGGTAAAGGCCGCGACGAGAAAAGGCCGATGGACGGAGAAACTGGTCCTATGGGGGAGCGCACTGTCCTTTTCCTTTCCCTCCTTTTTCGTACAGATGGTGCTCTTGATGGCTCTGGCCTACGGCCTTCCCCTATTTCCCCTCAGAGGATCGGTGTCGGTTCCACCGCCAACGGAGCCCATCCAGATACTGATCGATTACCTCTGGCACCTCGTCCTTCCCGCCGGTTCCCTCATCCTCCTGGGATTCGGGGGATGGGCTCTATACGCCAGAAACCTGATGGTTCGGGTTTTAGAGGAGGACTTCATCCTGATGGCCAAAGCGAGGGGACTGTCCGAAAAGAGGATAATATGGCGACACGCCTTCCGATCCATACTGCCGCCAATCCTGACGATACTTCTGATGTCCATACCATCACTGGTATCAGGGGCGGTAATAACCGAAGCGGTGTTCTCCCTTCATGGCATAGGGGCCTTCCTGCTGCAATCGGTGATCGGACACGATTACCCCTCCGCCGGTGCCGCTTTCTACCTGCTGTCTTTGATTACGGTGGGATCCAACCTCTTGGCCGACGCCGCATATGAACTGGTGGATCCCAGGGTAAGGCTGGGGAGGACCATTAAATGA
- a CDS encoding peptidylprolyl isomerase, producing MVKLETNKGDIVLELNEEMAPKTTENFLRYVEEGFYDGTLFHRVIDGFMIQGGGFDETMSQKETGDPVENEADNGLKNEAYTIAMARTQDPHSATAQFFINVKDNDFLNHSAPTARGWGYAVFGKVTEGKEVVDAIKTVKTGGFGPHQDVPIEPVVISKAYILE from the coding sequence ATGGTAAAACTGGAGACCAACAAGGGAGATATCGTCCTGGAATTAAACGAAGAAATGGCACCTAAGACCACCGAAAATTTTCTAAGATACGTGGAAGAGGGATTCTACGACGGTACGCTTTTCCATCGGGTTATAGACGGCTTCATGATCCAGGGAGGCGGCTTCGACGAGACGATGAGCCAGAAGGAAACCGGAGACCCAGTCGAGAACGAAGCCGATAACGGGCTGAAAAACGAGGCCTACACCATCGCGATGGCCAGGACCCAGGATCCTCACTCGGCTACGGCCCAGTTCTTCATAAACGTAAAGGACAACGACTTTCTCAATCACAGTGCTCCTACCGCTCGTGGTTGGGGCTACGCGGTTTTCGGGAAGGTAACGGAGGGCAAAGAGGTCGTTGACGCCATAAAAACGGTAAAGACCGGTGGATTCGGACCACACCAGGACGTTCCAATCGAGCCAGTGGTGATCTCGAAGGCCTATATTCTGGAGTAA
- a CDS encoding ABC transporter permease, protein MNFKITGRWSLWALAGLSIMGFLGPTVVDLSVDSVAPPFSKPLWIDGDLPPSVTLDIDEKRSGQIEWAGQPPGGFRLSGTVVLPEERSGEIIWKNPEGPSKLIDLSGGKNEIDLDNRDMSFKLNLGISPFDDPMEHLFPREGTYRIEVTGELVSSDLTLHLPGERWGLLGTDQRGRDVFLLFLLGIKVSLVVGLATTAIASILGLTVGMISGYKGGWIDGAIMKVVDLFMSIPTLPILMVLASLWGKGLIQMIVILSLFSWMGTARTVRAQVLSLRESPFVEGLRALGAPTGYILRRHILPETMPIMAANVALGVPGAILAEAGLSFLGLSDPRVISWGRMLHEAHSFGAFSAGAWWLLLPPGLGIVLVCLIFLDFGKISEEGSP, encoded by the coding sequence ATGAACTTCAAGATAACTGGAAGATGGAGCCTCTGGGCTCTGGCGGGATTATCGATCATGGGGTTTTTAGGACCTACAGTGGTGGACCTATCGGTGGACTCAGTGGCCCCTCCCTTCTCGAAACCTCTATGGATAGACGGAGATCTTCCGCCCAGCGTGACGTTGGATATCGATGAGAAAAGATCTGGACAGATAGAATGGGCTGGTCAGCCCCCGGGAGGATTCAGGTTATCTGGCACGGTTGTCCTGCCAGAGGAACGTTCCGGAGAGATAATCTGGAAAAACCCTGAGGGTCCCTCAAAGCTGATCGACCTATCGGGAGGGAAAAACGAGATCGACCTGGACAACAGGGACATGTCGTTCAAATTGAACCTGGGCATATCCCCCTTCGACGATCCTATGGAGCATCTATTCCCGAGAGAGGGGACATATAGGATCGAGGTCACAGGAGAACTCGTCTCCTCCGATCTGACCCTTCACCTCCCCGGAGAGAGATGGGGACTTTTAGGTACAGATCAAAGGGGAAGGGACGTCTTTCTGCTGTTCCTTCTCGGCATCAAGGTGTCCCTCGTGGTAGGTCTGGCCACCACGGCCATAGCATCGATCCTGGGTTTGACGGTGGGGATGATCAGCGGATACAAGGGAGGCTGGATAGACGGGGCTATCATGAAGGTAGTCGACCTATTCATGTCCATACCGACCCTTCCTATACTCATGGTACTCGCTTCCCTATGGGGGAAAGGGTTGATACAGATGATCGTCATACTCTCTCTGTTTTCATGGATGGGCACAGCCCGTACGGTCAGGGCCCAGGTCCTGTCTTTGAGGGAATCCCCCTTCGTGGAGGGGCTGAGAGCTCTAGGAGCTCCGACGGGTTATATACTGAGAAGACATATACTGCCGGAGACGATGCCTATAATGGCCGCAAACGTAGCCCTGGGGGTCCCGGGCGCCATATTGGCCGAGGCGGGGTTATCCTTTCTGGGGCTTTCCGATCCCCGTGTGATCTCATGGGGAAGGATGCTCCACGAGGCCCACAGCTTCGGAGCCTTTTCCGCCGGAGCATGGTGGCTCCTCCTGCCTCCTGGGCTCGGGATAGTCTTGGTCTGTCTTATATTCCTGGATTTCGGAAAAATATCCGAGGAGGGTTCGCCATGA
- a CDS encoding DMT family transporter, which produces MEWMDSAGVFFALGASLCWGTVPVIYKLGMGKVLMEKMNAIRSFGFLASSLIIYRLAGESSMGGASWVILVGLGLAVLLANVAGDLLFFIGIDAVGVGKATAVTCSYPLFVTAISVLLLGESVTLTAISATVVVIVGLVLLRSRPVGQEGGSGAIFKGVSASLGAAFLWGGSLVVTRWAVLESDLGPAALNLWRAIFFLPIAWGWWGCRYLSMGNADRPDLFRTDLKSWAALVIAGALALSLGGFFITRAMMLAPASLVSPIAATSPLIAAIWGRLLFSERLSPSQMLGVVLIIAGSLAISI; this is translated from the coding sequence ATGGAATGGATGGATAGTGCCGGGGTGTTTTTCGCATTGGGAGCGTCCCTGTGTTGGGGGACCGTTCCTGTTATATACAAGCTTGGAATGGGCAAGGTCCTGATGGAAAAGATGAACGCCATAAGGTCTTTCGGGTTTCTCGCCAGTTCCCTGATAATATATCGGCTCGCCGGAGAAAGTTCTATGGGAGGCGCCAGCTGGGTCATCCTAGTAGGGCTGGGGCTGGCGGTCCTTCTGGCCAACGTAGCAGGGGATCTGCTCTTTTTCATAGGTATCGACGCGGTAGGGGTTGGAAAGGCCACCGCCGTGACCTGTAGCTATCCCCTCTTCGTGACGGCTATATCGGTGCTTTTATTGGGGGAGTCGGTTACCTTGACGGCCATTTCCGCCACAGTCGTCGTAATAGTCGGACTCGTACTCCTTCGAAGCCGTCCGGTAGGACAGGAGGGGGGATCGGGGGCCATATTCAAGGGGGTTTCCGCCTCCTTGGGAGCCGCTTTCCTCTGGGGCGGAAGCCTGGTCGTGACCAGGTGGGCGGTTCTGGAAAGCGATCTTGGGCCAGCGGCCCTTAATCTGTGGAGGGCGATCTTCTTCCTCCCCATAGCCTGGGGATGGTGGGGGTGCCGCTATCTCTCCATGGGGAATGCCGATCGCCCCGATCTCTTCAGGACAGATCTCAAAAGCTGGGCAGCTTTGGTGATAGCCGGAGCTTTGGCCCTCTCTCTAGGTGGTTTTTTCATCACCAGGGCGATGATGCTTGCTCCTGCCTCTTTGGTAAGTCCTATAGCGGCCACCAGCCCTCTGATAGCCGCCATATGGGGCAGGTTGCTCTTCTCTGAGAGGCTGTCTCCCTCTCAGATGCTCGGTGTGGTGTTGATCATAGCGGGCTCTTTGGCCATAAGCATCTAG
- a CDS encoding queuosine precursor transporter, which yields MSNEILWFAMMLLNFGCIMAIYRLWGKQGLLCWIPVSVILANIQVVKMVSLFGITSTLGNIVYASAFLVTDILSENHGKEDAKQAVYIGFFSLIAMTIIMNLALWFTPHPDDFAQGALNTIFKLMPRLALASFMAYGASQLHDVWAFHWWKERTGGRLLWLRNNLSTMVSQALDSVIFTLVAFYGTVPTGVLGEIVLSTYVLKFIVAACDTPFVYWARKIGGKRT from the coding sequence GTGTCAAACGAAATTTTATGGTTTGCCATGATGCTTCTGAACTTCGGATGCATAATGGCCATCTACAGACTTTGGGGAAAACAGGGCCTGCTGTGCTGGATTCCGGTATCGGTCATATTGGCCAATATTCAGGTAGTCAAGATGGTATCCCTTTTCGGTATAACATCGACCCTTGGCAACATAGTCTATGCATCGGCCTTTCTGGTCACCGACATCTTGTCGGAAAACCACGGCAAGGAGGACGCCAAGCAGGCGGTCTACATCGGATTCTTCTCCTTGATAGCGATGACGATAATAATGAACCTGGCTCTGTGGTTCACCCCTCATCCTGACGATTTCGCCCAAGGAGCACTGAATACGATCTTCAAGCTGATGCCCAGACTCGCCCTGGCCTCGTTTATGGCCTACGGAGCTTCCCAGCTCCACGACGTGTGGGCTTTCCACTGGTGGAAAGAACGCACGGGAGGCCGTCTACTGTGGCTCAGGAACAACCTTTCCACCATGGTCTCCCAGGCGCTGGACAGCGTCATATTTACATTGGTGGCATTCTATGGGACGGTCCCGACAGGGGTTCTGGGAGAGATCGTCCTATCCACCTATGTGTTGAAATTCATAGTCGCAGCCTGCGATACACCCTTCGTCTACTGGGCCAGAAAAATCGGAGGAAAAAGAACGTAG